The following are encoded together in the Plasmodium cynomolgi strain B DNA, scaffold: 0997, whole genome shotgun sequence genome:
- a CDS encoding hypothetical protein (putative), which translates to LYEYYVDIYGIITTDKFYNTTCYDYYKYATFKERLYDYFMNPCSISYKVDCPNFLRNVNSTIQKRCYLSLCITKIC; encoded by the coding sequence ttatatgaatactATGTCGATATTTATGGAATTATAACAAccgataaattttataatacaACGTGCtatgattattataaatatgctaCGTTCAAAGAAAGGCtctatgattattttatgaatCCATGTTCTATCTCTTATAAAGTTGACtgtccaaattttttgaggAATGTAAACAGTACCATCCAGAAAAGGTGTTACCTGAGTTTATGTATTACCAAGATAtgct